A window of Mucilaginibacter paludis DSM 18603 contains these coding sequences:
- a CDS encoding MmcQ/YjbR family DNA-binding protein, whose translation MHTNTLIYLQYIRDIISAMPGTREGICYGTEGFYVQKKLLARMKEDGETLVIHTKTRETWMDIDPETFFITDHYLNSDYILVTLARVQPEDLKKLLGDAWLARAPKTLLKQYLG comes from the coding sequence ATGCATACCAATACGTTAATTTACCTCCAATATATCCGCGACATCATTTCGGCCATGCCCGGAACAAGGGAAGGTATTTGCTATGGTACCGAAGGCTTTTATGTTCAGAAAAAACTACTGGCCCGGATGAAAGAAGACGGCGAAACCTTGGTGATCCATACCAAAACAAGAGAAACCTGGATGGATATTGACCCTGAAACATTTTTTATTACCGATCATTACCTTAACTCCGATTATATTTTAGTAACACTGGCTCGGGTGCAACCAGAGGATTTGAAAAAGCTTTTAGGCGATGCCTGGCTGGCAAGAGCGCCTAAAACTTTACTGAAGC